TAGAGCCTGGATTTTTATATAAATAATCCTTTACTTTTTGAAAATTATCAGCCTCTTCTCTCCTACACTTAGGACACACCTTTGATCCATCGTAATTAAAAATCTTTCCACACTGCTTACAATTAACTATCTTGTTCATAGTATTTCCTCCTCGCTAGACGTTCCTCCCCGTTGCAAGGGTTGCAACGTATACTTCTGTTGCTCCCGCTTCTAGTAAGGTCTTAGCAGCCGCATCTGCAGTGCTCCCAGTTGTCAATATATCATCAATTAGCAGGACCTTCTTATTTTCATAATACCCTATTTTTGAGACTTCAAAAACTCTTTTGATGTTTTTCTCCCTCTCAAGCCTATTCAGATGACTTTGAATTGAAGTCTCTTTTGTCTTTATGAAAAACTCTGTCTCATATGATATATCGGTATTTTCAGAAATAAATTTAGCGATAAGTTCAGTTTGATTAAATCCTCTTATAACTTTTTTTCTAAAAGTCATAGGTACACTTGCTATACAATCAACTTCGCACAAAAAATCTTTATTCTCATCTTTTCTGAGATGTTCTAATAAAATATGTCCTAATAATGTATAATAATAGCTTTTATCGTGAAATTTGTAATCCCTTATCATTTGCTTCACTTCACCATTGTAGATTAAAGGTGCTGTAGCTTTCTTGAAGAATCTTACACTTTGAGCACAAGTTTTACATCTTACCGCAGTTTCTTCCACAAGTGATTTTCCACAAACCTCACAAGTATTTCCGTCATTTTTGCAAAGTTTACTATAGCACGTATTGCAAATATGCCAATCATTTACATGTGCAAATCTTTCACCGCAGATATAGCAAATATTTTGTTCTGGAAAAATTAAATTTTCAACACTTTTAATTAGATTCACCCTTATCATCTCTTTCAAAGTACAGTTCTCTAACTTTATTAAGCCTATCTCCAAGACCTGAATATCTCTGCTCTATTTGAGTATTTTGTATCATTTGATGCATATAGTTTTCTGTTCCTACTAGCACCACAAGCTCCCTTGCTCTAGTAATACCAGTATATAATAAATTCCTAGTAAGCAGCATAGGCGGCCCCCACGTCATAGGCATAACTACAACTGGGAATTCACTACCTTGACTTTTGTGAATAGTAACTGCATATGCAAGCATCAATTCATCCGAAGCTTGAAGCCCTTCATAATTCACAAATTTATGATCTTCAAATTCTACAACCAGCGTCCTCTCTTCGATGTTAATCTCTCGAATATAACCTATATCGCCATTAAAAACGCCTTCCCCCTCTTCAGTTTTTACACCATTCTCTATCTGTTGCCATTTCATCTTATAATTATTTTTGATTTGCATGACTTTATCGCCAATTCTATAGCTAAATTTTTGAAGATCTAGCTCTCTAACCGCATCTTTAAGAGGGTTTAGTCGCTCCTGAAGTTTTTTATTAAGTGCAATTACACCACATTCTCCTTTTTTCATAGGAGCTAGTACTTGTATATCTTTCTTAGGATCGTATCCATTGAATTTCGGCAATCTCTCAGCACAAAGTCCTAGTATAGTTTCAGCTATATCATCAGGTTTCTTCCCTTTTATGAAAAAGAAATCTTTATCTTTTACGTTTAATTCAGGCCAATCACCTTTATTTATCTTATGAGCATTTACTACTATCATACTTTCTTGAGCTTGTCTAAATATCT
This sequence is a window from Tissierellales bacterium. Protein-coding genes within it:
- a CDS encoding ComF family protein, whose translation is MNLIKSVENLIFPEQNICYICGERFAHVNDWHICNTCYSKLCKNDGNTCEVCGKSLVEETAVRCKTCAQSVRFFKKATAPLIYNGEVKQMIRDYKFHDKSYYYTLLGHILLEHLRKDENKDFLCEVDCIASVPMTFRKKVIRGFNQTELIAKFISENTDISYETEFFIKTKETSIQSHLNRLEREKNIKRVFEVSKIGYYENKKVLLIDDILTTGSTADAAAKTLLEAGATEVYVATLATGRNV